Proteins encoded together in one Myxocyprinus asiaticus isolate MX2 ecotype Aquarium Trade chromosome 9, UBuf_Myxa_2, whole genome shotgun sequence window:
- the LOC127446360 gene encoding LOW QUALITY PROTEIN: enhancer of polycomb homolog 1-like (The sequence of the model RefSeq protein was modified relative to this genomic sequence to represent the inferred CDS: inserted 2 bases in 1 codon; substituted 1 base at 1 genomic stop codon): MSKLSFRGRVLDASKPLPIFHCEDLHEYASINRAVPQMPTGMEKEEESEHHLQRAISAQQVYGEKRDNMVIPVPEDESNIAYYKSLYPGDFKVPKQLIHIQSGHRTDDLDSDDDTFVNKLKKRXGALQFEEMIDRLEKGNGKQPVSLQETKLLLKEDELIKEVFEYWSRKRRACQSGSFIPVVKQEKCDSSSTSDPYVAFRCRTEKMQTRKNHQNDETSYEKMLNLHRDLSXAVTILEMIKRLEKSKRELLHLMLEIVEKRNSMADFGGEVMAEVLAQRALEKPVIPLIPITNSTQYRHTKHDRDYNSKADKPEVVRQKRKYEKKAKPLPLAGSAHSGLRAMAVFNAKDLNQYDFPSSDDEPSQMFSGSSEVEEENDPDGVFAFQRRTGCQYHTVRSGPTGDWPWTDPTEGGIGDVWYCYSLTMLTVPWRCLGLARRRVGRVLLD; encoded by the exons ATGAGTAAACTGTCATTTAGGGGGCGGGTACTGGACGCTTCCAAGCCTCTACCCATCTTCCACTGCGAGGACCTGCACGAATATGCGTCTATTAACCGGGCAGTGCCACAGATGCCCACAGGGATGGAGAAAGAGGAGGAATCGGAACACCATCTCCAGCGGGCGATCTCTGCTCAGCAGGTGTATGGGGAGAAGAGGGATAACATGGTGATTCCCGTGCCAGAGGATGAGAGCAACATCGCCTACTATAAATCCCTCTACCCGGGGGACTTCAAGGTGCCGAAACAGCTCATTCACATACAGTCTGGACACAGAACAGATGATCTGGACTCTGATGATGACACATTTGTAAATAAGCTGAAGAAACG GGGAGCACTGCAGTTTGAAGAAATGATTGACCGACTGGAGAAAGGCAATGGAAAGCAGCCAGTGTCTCTGCAGGAGACCAAGCTCTTGTTGAAGGAGGATGAGTTAATAAAGGAGGTGTTTGAGTACTGGAGCAGGAAAAGGAGAGCCTGTCAGAGCGGCTCTTTCATCCCTGTTGTCAAACAGGAGAAGTGTGACAGCTCCAGCACCAGTGACCCCTACGTTGCCTTCAGATGCAGGACGGAGAAGATGCAGACCAGAAAGAATCATCAGAATGATGAAACTTCTTACGAGAAGATGCTGAATCTGCATAGGGACCTGAGCTGAGCCGTTACAATCCTGGAGATGATCAAAAGGCTAGAGAAGAGCAAAAGAGAGTTGCTGCACCTCATGCTTGAGATCGTAGAGAAGAGGAACAGCATGGCTGATTTTGGAGGGGAGGTGATGGCAGAGGTTCTGGCTCAGAGAGCTCTGGAGAAGCCCGTCATCCCGCTGATACCAATCACCAACAGCACCCAGTACAGACACACAAAGCACGACCGGGACTACAACAGCAAGGCGGATAAGCCAGAGGTTGTACGGCAGAAGAGGAAGTATGAGAAGAAGGCAAAGCCGTTGCCCTTGGCAGGCTCTGCCCACTCAGGCCTGAGGGCAATGGCTGTTTTTAACGCTAAAGACCTCAATCAGTACGACTTTCCCAGCTCAGATGACGAACCCTCCCAGATGTTCTCTGGTTCTTCAGAGGTTGAGGAGGAGAATGATCCAGATGGTGTGTTTGCCTTCCAGAGGAGAACAGGCTGTCAATATCATACTGTGCGTTCAGGACCCACAGGGGATTGGCCCTGGACAGACCCAACTGAGGGCGGGATAGGAGATGTGTGGTATTGCTATTCTCTCACCATGCTCACAGTGCCATGGCGATGCCTGGGATTGGCACGGCGGCGAGTGGGCAGGGTGTTATTGGACTGA
- the LOC127446357 gene encoding basic immunoglobulin-like variable motif-containing protein gives MPNTVESEGTKVSTSTDQEAPSRAPGREDECSFMSPLSRDALRARRASSAELQLPRTCPVTHSREKFYTVCSDYAMLNRARPIITSEDAPPTRPDSGTSLVKPNTGTPSQSHSGGISVSFDGNCDMEVVSSSNKPVLAWEIDTSDFDAVLTRKSRTSNLKKLNSKKMKSSDRPSRNLQDLSPQASVEEMKQRKVLDLRRWYCISRPQYKTSCGISSLISCWNFLYSTLGAGSLPPISQEEALHVLGFQPPFEDIKFGPFTGNATLMRWFRQINDHFRVRGCSYILYKPHGKHKTAGESAEGALLKLTQGLKDESMAYIYHCQNHYFCPVGYEATPLKAAKAYRGPLPLNEMEHWILIGEPSRKHPAIHCKKWADIVTDLNTQNPEYFDIRHIERGIQYRKTKKVGGNLHCIMAFQRVNWQKLGPWALNLENLRHDLHHQASEHRGQAESEDSSEERAVKRLGRSISTGIQKSENAWKRLSNTPEYRHRGSPDSDLDEDITD, from the exons ATGCCTAACACTGTGGAAAGTGAAGGCACCAAGGTATCTACTAGTACTGATCAGGAGGCCCCGTCACGGGCCCCAGGCAGAGAGGATGAGTGCAGCTTCATGAGCCCCTTGTCACGTGATGCGCTGCGGGCACGACGGGCCTCCAGTGCAGAGCTCCAGCTTCCACGGACCTGCCCTGTAACACACTCCCGGGAGAAGTTCTACACTGTCTGCTCGGACTACGCAATGCTCAACCGAGCCAGACCCATCATCACATCTGAAGATGCGCCACCGACCAGACCAGACAGCGGGACATCATTAGTCAAACCAAACACTGGGACCCCTTCGCAGAGTCACTCTGGGGGAATCAGCGTGTCTTTTGATGGCAATTGCGATATGGAGGTTGTGTCATCCAGCAACAAGCCCGTGCTGGCCTGGGAGATTGACACCTCTGATTTTGATGCAGTTTTAACCCGAAAATCCAGAACAA GtaatttaaagaaattaaacTCAAAGAAAATGAAATCCTCAGACAGGCCCAGCAGAAATCTGCAAGATCTCTCACCTCAAGCCTCTGTGGAGGAGATGAAACAGAGAAAAGTCTTGGACCTCCGTAGATG GTACTGCATCAGCCGTCCACAGTATAAAACTTCATGTGGAATCTCTTCACTTATCTCTTGCTGGAACTTTCTGTACAGCACTTTAGGAGCAGGCAG CCTCCCACCCATTTCTCAAGAAGAAGCCCTCCACGTACTTGGTTTCCAGCCTCCGTTTGAAGATATCAAGTTTGGACCGTTCACCGGCAATGCCACTTTGATGCG ATGGTTTAGACAAATCAATGATCATTTTCGTGTCCGAGGATGCTCTTATATTCTGTACAAACCTCATGGAAAGCACAAGACAGCAGGAGAGTCAG CCGAGGGGGCTTTGCTGAAGCTGACCCAGGGACTCAAAGATGAATCTATGGCCTACATTTACCACTGCCAAAATCACTACTTCTGTCCTGTGGGCTATGAAGCTACACCACTAAAAGCAGCCAAAGCATACAG GGGGCCATTGCCTCTTAATGAGATGGAGCACTGGATTCTCATTGGCGAACCAAGCAGAAAACACCCTGCAATCCACTGTAAAAA GTGGGCTGACATTGTGACAGATCTGAACACTCAGAACCCAGAATATTTTGACATTCGCCATATAGAGAGAGGCATTCAGTATCGTAAAACCAAGAAG GTAGGGGGCAATCTGCATTGCATCATGGCCTTCCAGAGAGTGAACTGGCAAAAGCTGGGACCATGGGCACTGAATCTGGAAAACCTGAGGCATGATCTCCACCATCAGGCTTCAGAACACAGAGGTCAAGCAGAATCAGAGGACAGTTCTGAAGAGAGAGCAGTGAAACGCCTGGGCCGTTCCATCAGTACTGGGATCCAGAAGTCAGAAAATGCCTGGAAGCGTTTGTCCAACACACCTGAGTACAGGCACAGAGGCTCTCCAGACAGTGACTTAGATGAAGACATAACTGACTAA